The proteins below come from a single Ignavibacteria bacterium genomic window:
- a CDS encoding MBL fold metallo-hydrolase encodes MKIANYELFPIETGRFALDGGAMFGIVPKPLWSKSNSPDERNRIELAARGLLLKGEGKVILIDNGNGNKFTDKQIDIYRLDNSQSSLDSSLQKIGLTRTDVTDVILSHLHFDHAGGSTIKEDGILKPAFPNATYFVQKKHYLRSLNANEKDKGSFMPDDFMPLKEFGVLEFLEGNENVFPNIEFMICNGHTDAQQLPEISDGETTLLYCCDMIPTSSHIPLPYIMGYDLRPLETLEEKKLILNNAADENWILFFEHDPKITAARVTRTEKGIVMSEEVKM; translated from the coding sequence ATTCCCAATTGAAACCGGACGTTTTGCTCTCGATGGCGGAGCGATGTTCGGCATTGTCCCAAAACCATTGTGGAGCAAATCAAATTCTCCCGATGAACGCAACCGCATCGAACTTGCCGCACGTGGATTACTCCTCAAAGGCGAAGGAAAAGTTATTCTTATTGATAACGGCAATGGCAATAAATTTACTGACAAACAAATTGATATTTATCGTCTCGATAATTCACAATCAAGTTTGGATTCATCGTTACAAAAAATTGGACTTACGCGCACCGATGTAACCGATGTTATTCTTTCGCATTTGCATTTTGACCACGCGGGCGGCTCTACGATAAAAGAAGATGGCATCTTAAAACCCGCTTTCCCCAACGCAACATACTTCGTGCAGAAAAAACATTATCTCCGTTCGTTAAACGCAAACGAAAAAGACAAAGGAAGTTTTATGCCCGATGATTTTATGCCGTTGAAAGAATTCGGCGTGCTCGAATTTCTTGAAGGAAATGAAAATGTTTTTCCCAACATCGAATTTATGATTTGCAACGGACACACCGACGCACAACAACTTCCTGAAATTTCCGACGGCGAAACAACGCTTTTGTATTGTTGCGATATGATACCGACGAGTTCGCACATTCCTCTCCCCTACATTATGGGATACGATTTGCGTCCGCTGGAGACATTGGAAGAAAAGAAATTGATACTGAACAACGCCGCCGATGAAAACTGGATTCTTTTCTTCGAACACGACCCGAAAATTACTGCGGCAAGAGTTACGCGAACAGAAAAAGGTATCGTGATGAGTGAAGAAGTGAAAATGTAA